The following are from one region of the Hippocampus zosterae strain Florida chromosome 9, ASM2543408v3, whole genome shotgun sequence genome:
- the LOC127607505 gene encoding membrane-associated guanylate kinase, WW and PDZ domain-containing protein 1-like isoform X1 → MSNPALRKNHWTSRLNECAVAKDARGALNVPLRGGAENGEFAFVGQLEQNRVLYNSGRLNDGELLLEVENTPVSGLPLYDVRALIESCKGPVRLKAVRPGNKLDKDLKRYLSQRFQKSSPDHQLQQIIRDNLYHHAVPCTTRPPRKGEVPGVDYTFLSVQDFLELEKSGTLLEIGTYEGNYYGTPKPPVQPPGGKVIPNSRGGDAPRPDGLSGSRSGSPDSTPRRSSSYNDMRNAGIVSGEAPREDDQDLPEMNGSYPAGESSESDETHHSARAFSARRSDPSYLGTAPSPPATTESARQTPPNLSHPREEDPQGPLPDNWEMAYTDSGEVYFIDHNTKTTSWIDPRCLDKPQKTLEECDDDEGVHTEELDNDHELPPGWEKIDDPVYGVYYVDHINRKTQYENPVLEAKRRRQVEQQQPPLPSQPPAEEWIEDSAFAGVPLASYPANQQETYRDPPTGPTVPMGQKRGKPFFTRNRSELKGTFINTKLKKSRRGFGFTVVGGDEPDEFLQIKSLVLDGPAALDGKMETGDVIVSVNDTRVLGYTHAQVVKIFQSIPIGSMVNLELCRGYPLPFDPDDPNTSLVTSVAILDNKEPIIVNGQAASERTYDLPPPVRGGQSDGAGPADGGPALNGLPRPRSPSSEAASDGGSRRGYPGDVVTLASSIATQPELITVHMEKGDKGFGFTIADSLGGGGQRVKQIVDYPRCRGLREGDIIVEVNKRNVQTMSHNQVVDLLSKCPKGTEVTMLVQRGVAPAKKSPKLDDFELAPPYRDYTRRQLSRKDSQNSSQLSVSSQRSANADSSSAAGLSENAAPPVPSQPLPGLPPQDATVDGTIQRKPDPFKIWAQSRSMYESRLPDFQEQDIFLWRKDTGFGFRILGGNEEGEPIYIGHIVKYGAADEDGRLRSGDELVCVDGTAVVGKSHQLVVQLMQQAAKQGHVNLTVRRKTTYAVKAEGDVPPSPASSHHSGTRAPSLTEEMGKPTPQGSQNSLNTVSSGSGSTSGGGGGANAAALAVAAASASSAQPPHVNALQPYDVEIRRGENEGFGFVIVSSVSRPEAGTTFAGNACVAMPHKIGRIIEGSPADRCGKLKVGDRILAVNSCSITNKSHSDIVNLIKEAGNTVTLRIIPGDESSNASLLTNAEKIATITTTHAAQQQAAPEARNNTKPKQESFDFQAPPPQLAPQVSAQDSEFYSADLERDSKGFGFSLRGGREYNMDLYVLRLAEDGAAVRNGKMRVGDEILEINGESTKGMKHSRAIELIKSGGPRVHLVLKRGDGSVPEYDGSRRDSGAASGLQNAAEVIPAPFDEPSEQSYKPEAQISSGARKETAHQTSGTGKQRSRHRHRSPHKKTGTGKHKRTTSPRKTNLLRKKKDEKAKYGQRHHSGGRRHRSPDKGYKRSRSAENALDGRGGGRRGSRSPERRRDHRSRHRSPYRSRQRSPRRSPGRSPRRSPPRYRSPPRRRSPARGHGRSPDRRYGSPRAAGQRGNEKPAGAEAVSRVPPRSAEPSLAFEDSVLREAPAPLRLNGEAGVERAGVERAVVSDSLLTRASAMERAFGGGGGDDSLLREISRNPRDTYRNVSLPRVRTPDSDSDSAYRRYTSLLRGRSPGRADGNYPGGRSSPEPYRTRSLGRDISPIGSPPRRRDSEDEEDDDNFVAARVREYYSTLRSDVSRSARPLLPEPKRTYKDNPRDLSI, encoded by the exons GTACTACCCGACCCCCCCGGAAAGGAGAAGTCCCCGGTGTAGACTACACTTTCCTTTCGGTTCAGGACTTTCTTGAGTTGGAGAAGAGCGGGACCCTGTTGGAAATCGGAACATACGAAG GAAACTATTATGGGACGCCCAAGCCGCCGGTGCAACCCCCCGGTGGGAAAGTGATTCCCAATAGCAGAGGCGGTGATGCCCCGCGGCCAGACGGGCTCAGCGGTAGCCGGTCCGGCTCGCCAGACTCCACGCCTCGACGCAGCAGCTCCTACAATGACATGCGCAATGCCGGAATAGTGTCCGGAGAAGCGCCGCGGGAGGACGACCAGGACCTCCCTGAGATGAACGGTAGTTACCCAG CAGGAGAGTCGAGTGAATCGGACGAGACTCATCATTCGGCGAGAGCCTTCAGCGCTCGCCGCAGTGACCCATCCTACCTTGGgaccgccccctccccgccggccaccaCGGAGAGCGCTCGGCAGACTCCCCCTAACCTGAGCCATCCTCGGGAGGAGGATCCTCAGGGCCCTCTGCCTGACAACTGGGAGATGGCCTACACTGACAGCGGAGAGGTCTATTTTATAGA CCACAATACGAAGACCACGTCTTGGATAGACCCTCGGTGCCTGGACAAACCTCAGAAAACCTTGGAAGAATGTGACGATGATG AAGGGGTTCATACGGAGGAGCTCGACAACGATCACG AACTTCCTCCTGGGTGGGAGAAAATAGACGATCCAGTCTATGGGGTCTACTACGTTGA TCATATCAACAGGAAGACCCAGTACGAGAATCCCGTCTTGGAGGCCAAGCGGCGCAGGCAAGTGGAGCAGCAACAGCCTCCGCTACCAAGCCAGCCGCCAGCTGAAG AATGGATTGAAGACTCCGCGTTCGCCGGGGTCCCTCTGGCAAGTTATCCCGCCAACCAGCAAGAGACCTACAGGGACCCTCCCACCGGGCCCACCGTGCCAATGGGACAGAAac GAGGAAAGCCCTTCTTCACCCGCAACCGATCGGAACTCAAGGGGACTTTCATCAATACCAAGCTGAAGAAGAGTCGCCGAGGTTTCGGTTTCACCGTGGTGGGAGGCGACGAGCCGGATGAATTCCTGCAAATCAAGAGCCTGGTCCTCGACGGGCCGGCCGCTCTGGACGGCAAGATGGAGACAG gCGACGTGATCGTGAGCGTCAACGACACCCGCGTGCTGGGCTACACCCACGCCCAAGTGGTGAAGATCTTCCAGTCCATCCCGATCGGCTCCATGGTCAACTTGGAGCTGTGCCGGGGCTACCCCTTGCCCTTTGACCCCGACGACCCCAACACCAGCCTGGTGACCTCGGTGGCCATTCTGGACAACAAGGAGCCCATCATCGTCAACGGTCAAGCGGCCTCCGAGCGCACGTACGACCTGCCGCCGCCCGTTCGCGGCGGCCAGAGCGACGGCGCCGGCCCGGCCGACGGCGGGCCGGCTCTCAACGGCCTGCCGCGGCCCCGCAGCCCCTCCTCCGAGGCGGCCTCGGACGGCGGCTCCCGGCGCGGCTACCCCGGCGACGTGGTCACTCTGGCCTCGTCCATCGCCACGCAACCGGAGCTCATCACGGTGCACATGGAGAAAGGAGACAAGGGCTTCGGCTTCACCATCGCCGACAGCCTGGGCGGCGGCGGGCAGAGGGTCAAGCAGATTGTGGACTACCCGCGCTGCCGCGGCCTCAGGGAGGGCGACATCATCGTGGAGGTCAACAAGAGGAACGTGCAGACCATGTCGCACAACCAGGTGGTGGACTTGCTCAGCAAGTGTCCCAAAGGCACCGAGGTCACCATGTTGGTGCAGAGAG GGGTGGCACCTGCAAAGAAGAGCCCAAAACTG gacGATTTTGAGCTGGCGCCGCCATACCGAGATTACACTCGCAGG CAGTTGTCGAGGAAGGACAGTCAGAACAGCTCCCAGCTCAGCGTTTCCAGCCAGCGCAGCGCCAACGCCGACTCGTCCTCGGCGGCCGGGCTCAGCGAGAACGCCGCTCCTCCGGTACCGTCGCAGCCCCTGCCGGGTCTTCCGCCCCAGGACGCGACGGTCGACGGGACCATCCAGAGGAAACCGGATCCCTTTAAGATTTGGGCCCAGTCCAGGAGCATGTATGAAAGTAGGC TTCCCGACTTCCAGGAGCAGGACATTTTCCTCTGGAGGAAAGACACCGGCTTCGGCTTCCGAATCCTGGGAGGGAACGAGGAAGGAGAGCCG ATATACATCGGCCACATCGTGAAGTACGGCGCGGCGGACGAGGACGGACGCCTTCGCTCCGGCGACGAGCTGGTCTGCGTGGACGGCACGGCCGTGGTGGGCAAGTCGCACCAGCTGGTGGTGCAGCTGATGCAGCAGGCGGCCAAGCAGGGCCACGTCAACCTCACCGTGCGACGCAAAACCACTTACGCCG TTAAAGCCGAAGGAGACGTGCCCCCGTCGCCGGCTTCGTCCCACCACAGCGGAACCCGGGCGCCCAGCCTGACGGAGGAGATGGGGAAGCCGACTCCGCAGGGCAGTCAGAATTCCCTCAACACCGTCAGCTCCGGCAGCGGTTCCACctccggcggcgggggcggcgccAACGCCGCGGCgctcgccgtcgccgccgcctccgcctcctCGGCGCAGCCCCCCCACGTCAACGCCTTGCAGCCTTACGACGTCGAGATCCGCCGCGGGGAGAACGAGGGCTTTGGATTTGTCATTGTGTCATCGGTGTCGCGGCCCGAGGCCGGCACTACCTTTG CCGGCAATGCCTGTGTGGCCATGCCTCACAAAATAGGGCGGATCATCGAGGGAAGCCCCGCCGACCGCTGCGGCAAGCTGAAGGTGGGAGATCGCATCCTGGCGGTCAACTCGTGCTCCATCACCAACAAGTCCCACTCGGACATCGTCAACCTCATCAAGGAGGCCGGGAATACCGTGACGCTGCGCATCATCCCCGGAGACG AGTCATCAAATGCATCGTTGCTGACCAATGCGGAGAAGATCGCCACGATCACCACCACTCACGCGGCCCAGCAACAGGCGGCGCCGGAGGCCAG AAACAACACCAAACCAAAACAGGAGTCGTTTGACTTTCAAGCCCCTCCCCCGCAGCTTGCGCCGCAAGTCTCCGCCCAG GATTCCGAGTTTTACTCGGCAGACCTGGAGAGAGACAGCAAAGGCTTCGGCTTCAGTCTGCGGGGCGGCAGGGAGTACAACATGGACCTTTACGTACTCAGACTAGCGGAAGACGGAGCGGCCGTCCGCAACGGGAAAATGAGG GTTGGCGACGAAATCCTGGAAATCAACGGCGAGAGCACCAAGGGCATGAAGCACTCCCGAGCCATCGAGCTGATTAAAAGCGGGGGCCCGCGCGTCCATCTGGTGCTCAAGAGGGGTGACGGCTCGGTGCCCGAATATG ACGGCAGCCGCCGCGACAGCGGCGCAGCCTCAGGGCTACAAAACGCTGCGGAAGTGATTCCGGCGCCCTTCGACGAGCCCTCGGAGCAAAGCTACAAGCCGGAAGCCCAAATCTCATCCGGGGCCAGGAAGGAGACCGCCCACCAAACTTCGGGCACCGGCAAGCAGCGTTCACGTCACCGCCATCGCTCTCCTCACAAGAAAACCGGCACGGGAAAACACAAAAGGACAACGTCTCCCAGGAAGACCAACCTGTTAAGGAAGAAGAAGGACGAAAAGGCAAAATACGGCCAGCGCCACCATTCGGGCGGGCGCCGCCACCGCTCTCCCGACAAGGGCTACAAGCGCTCGCGCAGCGCGGAGAACGCTCTGGACGGCCGTGGCGGGGGACGCCGCGGCAGTCGCTCCCCCGAAAGGCGGCGCGACCACCGCTCCCGCCACCGCTCTCCTTACCGCTCTCGCCAGCGCTCGCCGCGCCGCTCGCCCGGCCGCTCGCCGCGCCGCTCGCCTCCCCGCTACAGGTCGCCCCCTCGCCGGCGCTCCCCCGCCAGAGGCCACGGCCGCTCCCCCGACCGCAGATACGGCTCGCCGCGGGCCGCCGGGCAGCGGGGCAACGAGAAGCCCGCCGGGGCCGAGGCGGTCTCGAGGGTACCGCCGAGGTCCGCCGAACCGAGCCTGGCTTTCGAGGACAGCGTCTTGCGCGAGGCCCCCGCCCCGCTCCGCCTCAACGGGGAGGCCGGGGTAGAGCGCGCCGGGGTAGAGCGCGCCGTGGTGAGCGATAGCCTCCTGACGAGGGCCTCGGCCATGGAGCGAGccttcggcggcggcggcggcgacgacaGCCTGCTGAGGGAAATTTCCCGCAACCCCAGAGACACCTACAGGAACGTCTCCCTCCCCAGGGTGCGCACGCCCGACTCCGACTCCGACTCGGCTTACCGCAGGTACACCTCGCTCCTGAGGGGGCGATCGCCCGGGAGGGCGGACGGGAACTACCCCGGCGGGAGATCGTCTCCGGAGCCGTACAGAACCCGCAGCCTTGGACGAGACATCTCCCCGATCGGAAGCCCCCCCAGAAGGCGAGACTCGGAGGACGAAGAGGACGACGACAACTTTGTGGCGGCCAGGGTGAGGGAGTACTACAGCACGCTCCGGAGCGACGTCAGTCGCTCCGCCAGGCCGCTGCTTCCGGAGCCCAAGAGGACCTACAAGGACAACCCCAGAGACCTGAGCATCTGA
- the LOC127607505 gene encoding membrane-associated guanylate kinase, WW and PDZ domain-containing protein 1-like isoform X3, which produces MSNPALRKNHWTSRLNECAVAKDARGALNVPLRGGAENGEFAFVGQLEQNRVLYNSGRLNDGELLLEVENTPVSGLPLYDVRALIESCKGPVRLKAVRPGNKLDKDLKRYLSQRFQKSSPDHQLQQIIRDNLYHHAVPCTTRPPRKGEVPGVDYTFLSVQDFLELEKSGTLLEIGTYEGNYYGTPKPPVQPPGGKVIPNSRGGDAPRPDGLSGSRSGSPDSTPRRSSSYNDMRNAGIVSGEAPREDDQDLPEMNGSYPEGVHTEELDNDHELPPGWEKIDDPVYGVYYVDHINRKTQYENPVLEAKRRRQVEQQQPPLPSQPPAEEWIEDSAFAGVPLASYPANQQETYRDPPTGPTVPMGQKRGKPFFTRNRSELKGTFINTKLKKSRRGFGFTVVGGDEPDEFLQIKSLVLDGPAALDGKMETGDVIVSVNDTRVLGYTHAQVVKIFQSIPIGSMVNLELCRGYPLPFDPDDPNTSLVTSVAILDNKEPIIVNGQAASERTYDLPPPVRGGQSDGAGPADGGPALNGLPRPRSPSSEAASDGGSRRGYPGDVVTLASSIATQPELITVHMEKGDKGFGFTIADSLGGGGQRVKQIVDYPRCRGLREGDIIVEVNKRNVQTMSHNQVVDLLSKCPKGTEVTMLVQRGVAPAKKSPKLDDFELAPPYRDYTRRQLSRKDSQNSSQLSVSSQRSANADSSSAAGLSENAAPPVPSQPLPGLPPQDATVDGTIQRKPDPFKIWAQSRSMYESRLPDFQEQDIFLWRKDTGFGFRILGGNEEGEPIYIGHIVKYGAADEDGRLRSGDELVCVDGTAVVGKSHQLVVQLMQQAAKQGHVNLTVRRKTTYAVKAEGDVPPSPASSHHSGTRAPSLTEEMGKPTPQGSQNSLNTVSSGSGSTSGGGGGANAAALAVAAASASSAQPPHVNALQPYDVEIRRGENEGFGFVIVSSVSRPEAGTTFAGNACVAMPHKIGRIIEGSPADRCGKLKVGDRILAVNSCSITNKSHSDIVNLIKEAGNTVTLRIIPGDESSNASLLTNAEKIATITTTHAAQQQAAPEARNNTKPKQESFDFQAPPPQLAPQVSAQDSEFYSADLERDSKGFGFSLRGGREYNMDLYVLRLAEDGAAVRNGKMRVGDEILEINGESTKGMKHSRAIELIKSGGPRVHLVLKRGDGSVPEYDGSRRDSGAASGLQNAAEVIPAPFDEPSEQSYKPEAQISSGARKETAHQTSGTGKQRSRHRHRSPHKKTGTGKHKRTTSPRKTNLLRKKKDEKAKYGQRHHSGGRRHRSPDKGYKRSRSAENALDGRGGGRRGSRSPERRRDHRSRHRSPYRSRQRSPRRSPGRSPRRSPPRYRSPPRRRSPARGHGRSPDRRYGSPRAAGQRGNEKPAGAEAVSRVPPRSAEPSLAFEDSVLREAPAPLRLNGEAGVERAGVERAVVSDSLLTRASAMERAFGGGGGDDSLLREISRNPRDTYRNVSLPRVRTPDSDSDSAYRRYTSLLRGRSPGRADGNYPGGRSSPEPYRTRSLGRDISPIGSPPRRRDSEDEEDDDNFVAARVREYYSTLRSDVSRSARPLLPEPKRTYKDNPRDLSI; this is translated from the exons GTACTACCCGACCCCCCCGGAAAGGAGAAGTCCCCGGTGTAGACTACACTTTCCTTTCGGTTCAGGACTTTCTTGAGTTGGAGAAGAGCGGGACCCTGTTGGAAATCGGAACATACGAAG GAAACTATTATGGGACGCCCAAGCCGCCGGTGCAACCCCCCGGTGGGAAAGTGATTCCCAATAGCAGAGGCGGTGATGCCCCGCGGCCAGACGGGCTCAGCGGTAGCCGGTCCGGCTCGCCAGACTCCACGCCTCGACGCAGCAGCTCCTACAATGACATGCGCAATGCCGGAATAGTGTCCGGAGAAGCGCCGCGGGAGGACGACCAGGACCTCCCTGAGATGAACGGTAGTTACCCAG AAGGGGTTCATACGGAGGAGCTCGACAACGATCACG AACTTCCTCCTGGGTGGGAGAAAATAGACGATCCAGTCTATGGGGTCTACTACGTTGA TCATATCAACAGGAAGACCCAGTACGAGAATCCCGTCTTGGAGGCCAAGCGGCGCAGGCAAGTGGAGCAGCAACAGCCTCCGCTACCAAGCCAGCCGCCAGCTGAAG AATGGATTGAAGACTCCGCGTTCGCCGGGGTCCCTCTGGCAAGTTATCCCGCCAACCAGCAAGAGACCTACAGGGACCCTCCCACCGGGCCCACCGTGCCAATGGGACAGAAac GAGGAAAGCCCTTCTTCACCCGCAACCGATCGGAACTCAAGGGGACTTTCATCAATACCAAGCTGAAGAAGAGTCGCCGAGGTTTCGGTTTCACCGTGGTGGGAGGCGACGAGCCGGATGAATTCCTGCAAATCAAGAGCCTGGTCCTCGACGGGCCGGCCGCTCTGGACGGCAAGATGGAGACAG gCGACGTGATCGTGAGCGTCAACGACACCCGCGTGCTGGGCTACACCCACGCCCAAGTGGTGAAGATCTTCCAGTCCATCCCGATCGGCTCCATGGTCAACTTGGAGCTGTGCCGGGGCTACCCCTTGCCCTTTGACCCCGACGACCCCAACACCAGCCTGGTGACCTCGGTGGCCATTCTGGACAACAAGGAGCCCATCATCGTCAACGGTCAAGCGGCCTCCGAGCGCACGTACGACCTGCCGCCGCCCGTTCGCGGCGGCCAGAGCGACGGCGCCGGCCCGGCCGACGGCGGGCCGGCTCTCAACGGCCTGCCGCGGCCCCGCAGCCCCTCCTCCGAGGCGGCCTCGGACGGCGGCTCCCGGCGCGGCTACCCCGGCGACGTGGTCACTCTGGCCTCGTCCATCGCCACGCAACCGGAGCTCATCACGGTGCACATGGAGAAAGGAGACAAGGGCTTCGGCTTCACCATCGCCGACAGCCTGGGCGGCGGCGGGCAGAGGGTCAAGCAGATTGTGGACTACCCGCGCTGCCGCGGCCTCAGGGAGGGCGACATCATCGTGGAGGTCAACAAGAGGAACGTGCAGACCATGTCGCACAACCAGGTGGTGGACTTGCTCAGCAAGTGTCCCAAAGGCACCGAGGTCACCATGTTGGTGCAGAGAG GGGTGGCACCTGCAAAGAAGAGCCCAAAACTG gacGATTTTGAGCTGGCGCCGCCATACCGAGATTACACTCGCAGG CAGTTGTCGAGGAAGGACAGTCAGAACAGCTCCCAGCTCAGCGTTTCCAGCCAGCGCAGCGCCAACGCCGACTCGTCCTCGGCGGCCGGGCTCAGCGAGAACGCCGCTCCTCCGGTACCGTCGCAGCCCCTGCCGGGTCTTCCGCCCCAGGACGCGACGGTCGACGGGACCATCCAGAGGAAACCGGATCCCTTTAAGATTTGGGCCCAGTCCAGGAGCATGTATGAAAGTAGGC TTCCCGACTTCCAGGAGCAGGACATTTTCCTCTGGAGGAAAGACACCGGCTTCGGCTTCCGAATCCTGGGAGGGAACGAGGAAGGAGAGCCG ATATACATCGGCCACATCGTGAAGTACGGCGCGGCGGACGAGGACGGACGCCTTCGCTCCGGCGACGAGCTGGTCTGCGTGGACGGCACGGCCGTGGTGGGCAAGTCGCACCAGCTGGTGGTGCAGCTGATGCAGCAGGCGGCCAAGCAGGGCCACGTCAACCTCACCGTGCGACGCAAAACCACTTACGCCG TTAAAGCCGAAGGAGACGTGCCCCCGTCGCCGGCTTCGTCCCACCACAGCGGAACCCGGGCGCCCAGCCTGACGGAGGAGATGGGGAAGCCGACTCCGCAGGGCAGTCAGAATTCCCTCAACACCGTCAGCTCCGGCAGCGGTTCCACctccggcggcgggggcggcgccAACGCCGCGGCgctcgccgtcgccgccgcctccgcctcctCGGCGCAGCCCCCCCACGTCAACGCCTTGCAGCCTTACGACGTCGAGATCCGCCGCGGGGAGAACGAGGGCTTTGGATTTGTCATTGTGTCATCGGTGTCGCGGCCCGAGGCCGGCACTACCTTTG CCGGCAATGCCTGTGTGGCCATGCCTCACAAAATAGGGCGGATCATCGAGGGAAGCCCCGCCGACCGCTGCGGCAAGCTGAAGGTGGGAGATCGCATCCTGGCGGTCAACTCGTGCTCCATCACCAACAAGTCCCACTCGGACATCGTCAACCTCATCAAGGAGGCCGGGAATACCGTGACGCTGCGCATCATCCCCGGAGACG AGTCATCAAATGCATCGTTGCTGACCAATGCGGAGAAGATCGCCACGATCACCACCACTCACGCGGCCCAGCAACAGGCGGCGCCGGAGGCCAG AAACAACACCAAACCAAAACAGGAGTCGTTTGACTTTCAAGCCCCTCCCCCGCAGCTTGCGCCGCAAGTCTCCGCCCAG GATTCCGAGTTTTACTCGGCAGACCTGGAGAGAGACAGCAAAGGCTTCGGCTTCAGTCTGCGGGGCGGCAGGGAGTACAACATGGACCTTTACGTACTCAGACTAGCGGAAGACGGAGCGGCCGTCCGCAACGGGAAAATGAGG GTTGGCGACGAAATCCTGGAAATCAACGGCGAGAGCACCAAGGGCATGAAGCACTCCCGAGCCATCGAGCTGATTAAAAGCGGGGGCCCGCGCGTCCATCTGGTGCTCAAGAGGGGTGACGGCTCGGTGCCCGAATATG ACGGCAGCCGCCGCGACAGCGGCGCAGCCTCAGGGCTACAAAACGCTGCGGAAGTGATTCCGGCGCCCTTCGACGAGCCCTCGGAGCAAAGCTACAAGCCGGAAGCCCAAATCTCATCCGGGGCCAGGAAGGAGACCGCCCACCAAACTTCGGGCACCGGCAAGCAGCGTTCACGTCACCGCCATCGCTCTCCTCACAAGAAAACCGGCACGGGAAAACACAAAAGGACAACGTCTCCCAGGAAGACCAACCTGTTAAGGAAGAAGAAGGACGAAAAGGCAAAATACGGCCAGCGCCACCATTCGGGCGGGCGCCGCCACCGCTCTCCCGACAAGGGCTACAAGCGCTCGCGCAGCGCGGAGAACGCTCTGGACGGCCGTGGCGGGGGACGCCGCGGCAGTCGCTCCCCCGAAAGGCGGCGCGACCACCGCTCCCGCCACCGCTCTCCTTACCGCTCTCGCCAGCGCTCGCCGCGCCGCTCGCCCGGCCGCTCGCCGCGCCGCTCGCCTCCCCGCTACAGGTCGCCCCCTCGCCGGCGCTCCCCCGCCAGAGGCCACGGCCGCTCCCCCGACCGCAGATACGGCTCGCCGCGGGCCGCCGGGCAGCGGGGCAACGAGAAGCCCGCCGGGGCCGAGGCGGTCTCGAGGGTACCGCCGAGGTCCGCCGAACCGAGCCTGGCTTTCGAGGACAGCGTCTTGCGCGAGGCCCCCGCCCCGCTCCGCCTCAACGGGGAGGCCGGGGTAGAGCGCGCCGGGGTAGAGCGCGCCGTGGTGAGCGATAGCCTCCTGACGAGGGCCTCGGCCATGGAGCGAGccttcggcggcggcggcggcgacgacaGCCTGCTGAGGGAAATTTCCCGCAACCCCAGAGACACCTACAGGAACGTCTCCCTCCCCAGGGTGCGCACGCCCGACTCCGACTCCGACTCGGCTTACCGCAGGTACACCTCGCTCCTGAGGGGGCGATCGCCCGGGAGGGCGGACGGGAACTACCCCGGCGGGAGATCGTCTCCGGAGCCGTACAGAACCCGCAGCCTTGGACGAGACATCTCCCCGATCGGAAGCCCCCCCAGAAGGCGAGACTCGGAGGACGAAGAGGACGACGACAACTTTGTGGCGGCCAGGGTGAGGGAGTACTACAGCACGCTCCGGAGCGACGTCAGTCGCTCCGCCAGGCCGCTGCTTCCGGAGCCCAAGAGGACCTACAAGGACAACCCCAGAGACCTGAGCATCTGA